In Bordetella holmesii ATCC 51541, the following proteins share a genomic window:
- a CDS encoding uvrD/REP helicase N-terminal domain protein: MASDSSNSSCPTDPLAELNAQQREAATFGVAAGAAPGQALLVIAGAGSGKTNTLAHRVAHLLLNGADPQRLLLLTFSRRAAQEMDRRVGSVLRKVLRMGSAQQPASLPWAGTFHSIGARLLRDCAHRIGLSESFTVHDRGDAEDLIGLLRHELGLTATQTRFPLKGTCLSIYSRVVNSQEPLADVLASTFPWCAQWEAELKRLFQAYMAAKQDQQILDYDDLLLYWAEMMADPGIAADLSGRFDHVLVDEYQDTNRLQAGILHALKPDGRGLTVVGDDAQSIYAFRAATVRNILDFPQQFQAHVVTLERNYRSTQPILDASNAMIAQAKERYAKALWTDRASQQKPQLVNVSDEAGQARWIADQVLAQREEGARLTSQAALFRTASHSAALELELTRRNIPFVKFGGYAFWRPRTSRI; the protein is encoded by the coding sequence ATGGCGTCCGACAGTTCCAACTCTTCTTGCCCCACCGATCCGCTGGCCGAACTCAATGCGCAACAGCGCGAGGCTGCCACCTTTGGGGTGGCCGCCGGTGCTGCGCCCGGGCAAGCGTTGCTCGTGATTGCCGGCGCCGGTTCCGGAAAAACCAATACCCTGGCGCACCGCGTCGCCCACCTGTTGCTCAACGGCGCCGATCCACAGCGCCTGTTGCTGCTGACGTTTTCGCGCCGTGCCGCACAGGAAATGGACCGCCGGGTCGGCTCTGTGTTGCGCAAGGTATTGCGCATGGGGTCTGCCCAGCAGCCTGCGTCGCTGCCGTGGGCCGGAACCTTTCACAGCATCGGTGCGCGCCTGTTGCGCGACTGTGCCCATCGTATCGGGCTGTCCGAGTCCTTCACGGTTCATGACCGGGGCGACGCCGAGGACCTCATAGGCTTGCTGCGTCACGAGTTGGGACTGACCGCCACGCAGACGCGTTTTCCCCTGAAAGGCACCTGCCTGAGCATCTACTCCCGGGTCGTAAACAGCCAGGAGCCGCTGGCCGACGTACTGGCCAGTACGTTTCCGTGGTGCGCCCAATGGGAAGCAGAACTCAAACGGCTGTTTCAGGCGTATATGGCCGCCAAGCAGGACCAGCAGATTCTGGATTACGACGATCTGCTGCTTTATTGGGCCGAGATGATGGCCGACCCCGGCATTGCCGCGGACCTGTCGGGGCGTTTCGATCATGTGCTGGTCGACGAGTACCAGGATACCAATCGCCTGCAGGCCGGAATTCTGCACGCCCTCAAACCCGATGGGCGTGGCCTGACCGTGGTCGGCGACGATGCGCAATCCATCTACGCCTTTCGGGCAGCGACCGTGCGCAATATTCTGGATTTTCCGCAGCAGTTCCAGGCGCATGTGGTGACCCTGGAGCGCAATTACCGCAGCACTCAGCCCATACTGGATGCTTCCAACGCGATGATCGCCCAGGCCAAAGAGCGCTATGCCAAGGCATTGTGGACCGACCGGGCCTCGCAGCAGAAGCCGCAACTGGTCAACGTCAGCGATGAGGCGGGGCAGGCGCGCTGGATCGCCGACCAGGTGTTGGCGCAACGGGAAGAGGGCGCCCGGCTGACGTCGCAGGCCGCGCTTTTCCGCACAGCCAGCCACAGCGCTGCGCTCGAACTCGAATTGACCCGGCGCAACATTCCGTTCGTGAAGTTCGGGGGTTACGCTTTCTGGAGGCCGCGCACATCAAGGATCTGA
- a CDS encoding bacterial regulatory s, gntR family protein, with protein MNQRLYRAIREAILDGTLPGDTRLPATRDLAAELSIARNTVVHVYAQLQAEGYTRSRQGNGTFVTASVPDAHLATGRSRRHQANGPSGPVLSD; from the coding sequence ATGAATCAGCGCCTGTATCGCGCGATCCGCGAGGCCATCCTGGACGGTACGTTGCCCGGGGATACTCGGCTGCCTGCGACCCGGGATTTGGCAGCCGAGCTGAGTATCGCCCGCAATACCGTGGTTCATGTATACGCGCAGTTGCAGGCCGAAGGCTATACCCGCAGCCGACAAGGCAATGGCACTTTTGTAACGGCAAGTGTGCCCGATGCCCATCTGGCCACAGGACGATCGCGGCGGCATCAAGCCAATGGTCCATCCGGTCCCGTGTTGTCCGACTGA
- a CDS encoding uvrD-like helicase C-terminal domain protein: MSVLRWAENPRSRLAGFRVAQLVAGIGPATAGKLMDAMAAAADPQACLQAFKPPVAGPQWDGLVRVLGELRASQVRWPADVELALTWYAPLLETLYDDAAVRKTDLEQLARLAGGYPSRERFLTELTLDPPSATSGESGTPLRDEDYMILSTIHSAKGQEWKTVYVLNAVDGCIPSDMATDSSDEIEEERRLLYVAMTRAQERLQVIVPQRFYVHQQSGLGDRHVYAARTRFLPDALMPLFEHLPKPPELPFGRSAGLQAASGAPVIDVGQRLRKLFS; encoded by the coding sequence ATGTCGGTGTTGCGCTGGGCCGAGAACCCCCGTTCGCGCCTGGCCGGCTTTCGTGTGGCGCAATTAGTCGCCGGTATCGGCCCGGCCACGGCCGGAAAATTGATGGATGCCATGGCCGCTGCGGCGGATCCTCAAGCGTGTCTGCAGGCCTTCAAGCCCCCTGTGGCCGGGCCGCAATGGGACGGGCTTGTCCGTGTCCTGGGCGAGTTGCGTGCGTCCCAGGTGCGCTGGCCGGCGGACGTGGAATTGGCTCTGACCTGGTATGCGCCTTTGCTAGAGACGCTGTATGACGATGCCGCCGTGCGCAAGACCGATCTGGAGCAACTGGCGCGTCTGGCCGGCGGCTATCCTTCGCGCGAGCGGTTTCTGACCGAGCTGACGTTGGATCCTCCCTCCGCCACCAGCGGCGAGTCGGGGACGCCTTTGCGGGATGAGGATTACATGATTCTTTCCACTATTCACTCGGCCAAGGGCCAGGAATGGAAGACGGTCTACGTACTCAATGCCGTCGACGGTTGCATTCCTTCCGATATGGCTACCGACAGCAGCGACGAAATCGAGGAAGAGCGGCGGCTGCTGTATGTGGCCATGACCCGGGCGCAGGAGCGGCTGCAGGTCATTGTGCCGCAGCGGTTTTATGTGCATCAACAAAGCGGACTGGGCGACCGACATGTGTATGCTGCCCGCACACGGTTTCTGCCCGATGCGCTCATGCCTCTTTTTGAGCATCTGCCCAAGCCGCCCGAGCTTCCCTTCGGACGTTCGGCGGGCCTGCAGGCCGCTTCGGGCGCTCCTGTGATCGACGTCGGTCAACGTCTACGCAAGCTGTTCTCCTGA
- a CDS encoding aminotransferase class I and II family protein: protein MSLARRRQLLALARRWGSWIIEDDYDSEFRFSGRPISSLQGLEPDAPVIYLGTFSKTLYPGLRVGYLVLPKNLAAPFQAGHAELYREGHLMMHAALATFIADGHYSAHIRRMRMLYGRRRAILTNLIERRLGAGWLHRDSSDAGLHLVLTLPDDLDDTVVVDVARARGVLTRPLSRYYTGTEPARQGLLLGYACVPESQIARKFEVILDSLAEVARRGRR, encoded by the coding sequence ATGTCGCTGGCTCGCCGCCGTCAACTGTTGGCGCTTGCCAGGCGCTGGGGCAGCTGGATCATCGAAGATGATTACGACAGCGAGTTCCGCTTTTCGGGCCGGCCCATTTCTTCACTGCAGGGGCTCGAGCCTGACGCGCCGGTCATTTATCTGGGCACGTTCAGCAAGACGCTGTATCCCGGCCTGCGGGTGGGCTACCTGGTGTTACCCAAGAATCTGGCAGCACCGTTTCAAGCGGGGCACGCGGAACTGTATCGCGAAGGGCATCTGATGATGCACGCCGCGCTTGCGACGTTCATTGCCGATGGCCATTATTCGGCACATATCCGCCGCATGCGCATGCTGTATGGCCGTCGCCGCGCCATATTGACCAATCTCATCGAACGCCGACTTGGCGCCGGCTGGCTGCACCGCGATTCCAGCGATGCCGGCTTGCATCTGGTGCTGACGCTGCCGGACGATCTGGATGACACCGTCGTGGTGGACGTAGCGCGTGCGCGGGGCGTGCTGACCCGCCCCCTGTCGCGTTACTACACTGGAACCGAGCCTGCGCGGCAGGGCCTGTTGCTGGGTTACGCCTGTGTGCCCGAAAGCCAGATTGCCCGTAAATTCGAGGTAATTCTGGACAGCCTGGCCGAAGTGGCGCGGCGAGGCCGGCGTTGA
- a CDS encoding binding--dependent transport system inner membrane component family protein: protein MTSYVLRRLLYGVLILIGVNLFTFLLFFAVNTPDDMARLAIGGQRTSQDAIEKWKADRGYDKPLFVNNQQAGAQRFTDTVFYQRSVPLLTMDFGASDAGRDIGREIKTRMWPSLALALPSFFLGLFASIVFSLTLVFFRATRLDFWGVVLCVVLLSISSLFYIIAGQWLFAKLWQLVPYSGYAGGLDSIKFLALPVLVAVVSRLGPEARFYRSIFLEEIGKDYVRTARAKGLKESVVLFRHVLRNALLPILTSTVSAIPLLFMGSLIAESFFGIPGLGSYTIDAISAQDFSIVRAMVFLGSALYILGLILADISYTLADPRVRFE, encoded by the coding sequence ATGACCAGTTATGTGCTGCGCCGGTTGCTCTACGGGGTGCTGATACTCATCGGTGTCAACCTCTTTACCTTCCTGCTGTTTTTCGCCGTAAACACCCCTGACGACATGGCCCGGCTGGCGATCGGCGGGCAGCGGACAAGTCAGGACGCCATCGAGAAATGGAAGGCTGACCGCGGCTACGACAAGCCGCTGTTCGTCAATAACCAGCAAGCCGGCGCGCAGCGCTTTACCGACACGGTGTTCTATCAGCGTTCCGTGCCGCTGCTGACCATGGATTTCGGTGCTTCAGACGCCGGCCGCGACATCGGCCGAGAGATCAAAACGCGCATGTGGCCGAGCCTGGCGCTGGCGCTGCCGTCGTTCTTTCTCGGGTTGTTCGCCAGTATCGTGTTTTCGCTGACGCTGGTGTTTTTCCGTGCGACACGGCTGGACTTCTGGGGTGTGGTCTTGTGCGTGGTGCTTCTGTCGATATCGAGCCTGTTCTACATCATTGCCGGGCAGTGGCTGTTTGCCAAACTCTGGCAGCTCGTGCCGTATTCGGGCTATGCGGGCGGGTTGGACAGTATCAAGTTTCTGGCATTGCCGGTCCTGGTGGCGGTTGTCTCGCGCCTCGGGCCCGAGGCGCGTTTCTATCGCAGTATTTTTCTCGAGGAAATCGGCAAGGACTATGTGCGTACCGCAAGAGCCAAGGGGCTCAAGGAGTCGGTCGTGTTGTTTCGACATGTGCTGCGCAATGCCTTGTTGCCGATTCTGACCAGCACGGTGTCGGCCATTCCGCTGCTGTTCATGGGCAGCCTGATCGCTGAGTCCTTCTTCGGCATTCCCGGATTGGGCAGCTACACCATTGATGCCATCAGCGCGCAGGACTTCTCCATCGTGCGCGCCATGGTGTTTCTGGGCTCTGCGCTCTATATTCTCGGCCTCATTCTGGCCGACATATCCTATACGCTGGCCGACCCCCGCGTGCGATTCGAGTGA
- a CDS encoding bacterial extracellular solute-binding s, 5 Middle family protein, whose translation MFAILLAQKTGYVLMTLQRISGSLLRGGLALFTMVAVLAGCSRESPINSPYLSGALADNTLYTAFVKRSPKYLDPASSYSTDETPYTYNIYEPLYGYHYLKRPYELIPRAASEISHPVYLDAQGQPLPDDTPGDRVAESVYDIKLRPGIRYQPHPSFARKEDGSYAYYPLAAGELDDKFYIPDFAQTGSRELTAHDYVYAFRRLASPRVVSPIYSLMAEYVVGMQQYGDHLRERDRAQRQGLAAGKHDLPWLDLRPADGFDGVQALDDHTLRIRVKGKYPQFKYWLAMTFTAPVPWEADRFYSQPGMAEHDLSLNTWPVGTGPYMLVESRPNWRHVLARNPNFHGEAYPCDGEPGDKEAGLLADCGKPTPFIDKVVFSVEKEALPLSGKFLQGYYDVPQVERGEYGVSMLVAAGDSQDKAALYRERGIRLPTTVETSNWYMGFNWLDPVVGKGDTPQQAERNRKLRQAISIAFDWEEYINIFENGQAAVAYGPVPPGVLGYQPLPQGYNPKVYDLVDGKPVRKSLDVARRLLAEAGYPDGRNAETGAPLVLYYDAMSGAGSNPQFDWMRRQLGKIGIQMDIRSTDYNRFQDKMRRGSAQLFLWGWNADYPDAENFLFLLYGPNAKAKNGGENAANYENPEFDRLFEQMKFLDDGPEKEAIIARMVEVVRRDAVWMFGFFPMSGGAYQQWVGNAKPTQMVRNTLQYMKVDPALRVQKTDQWNSPHWWPLGVLVLLLALAIIPSYITLKRRERQTAFGTRERQS comes from the coding sequence GTGTTTGCTATTCTTCTGGCGCAGAAAACGGGATACGTTTTGATGACATTGCAACGCATATCAGGCAGCTTGCTGCGCGGAGGGCTGGCCCTCTTCACGATGGTGGCCGTTCTGGCGGGCTGTTCGCGCGAAAGCCCGATCAACAGCCCCTATCTGTCCGGAGCGCTTGCCGACAATACGCTGTATACGGCCTTCGTCAAGCGATCGCCGAAGTATCTCGATCCGGCCAGTTCCTACTCGACCGACGAGACGCCGTACACCTATAACATCTATGAGCCGCTCTACGGGTATCACTACCTCAAGCGGCCCTACGAGCTTATCCCGCGTGCGGCCAGCGAGATCTCGCATCCGGTCTATCTGGATGCTCAAGGACAGCCGTTGCCGGATGACACGCCAGGCGATCGTGTCGCCGAAAGTGTTTATGACATCAAGCTGCGCCCGGGTATCCGTTATCAGCCCCATCCGTCTTTCGCGCGCAAGGAGGATGGCAGCTACGCCTACTATCCTCTGGCGGCAGGCGAGCTGGATGACAAGTTCTACATTCCCGACTTCGCGCAGACAGGCAGCCGCGAGCTGACGGCCCATGATTACGTCTACGCCTTTCGCCGGCTGGCCAGCCCGAGAGTCGTCTCGCCCATCTACTCGCTGATGGCGGAGTACGTCGTCGGTATGCAGCAGTACGGCGACCACCTGCGCGAACGCGATCGCGCGCAGCGCCAGGGACTGGCGGCCGGCAAGCATGATCTTCCCTGGCTGGATCTACGCCCGGCCGACGGCTTCGATGGCGTTCAGGCGCTTGATGATCACACGCTGCGCATACGGGTCAAGGGCAAGTACCCTCAGTTCAAGTATTGGCTGGCCATGACGTTTACCGCACCTGTGCCCTGGGAGGCGGATCGTTTCTACAGCCAGCCCGGCATGGCCGAGCATGACCTGTCGCTCAACACCTGGCCGGTGGGCACGGGCCCCTACATGCTGGTCGAGTCGCGTCCCAATTGGCGTCACGTGCTGGCCCGCAATCCCAATTTTCATGGCGAAGCCTATCCTTGCGACGGCGAGCCCGGAGACAAGGAAGCGGGGTTGCTGGCCGATTGCGGCAAACCCACCCCCTTCATCGACAAGGTGGTGTTCAGCGTCGAAAAAGAGGCCCTGCCGCTTAGCGGCAAGTTTCTGCAGGGCTATTACGATGTGCCCCAGGTCGAGCGCGGCGAGTATGGGGTTTCCATGTTGGTGGCCGCGGGAGACTCTCAGGACAAGGCCGCGCTGTACCGCGAACGCGGCATCCGGCTGCCGACCACGGTCGAGACGTCCAACTGGTATATGGGCTTTAACTGGCTGGATCCGGTCGTAGGCAAGGGCGACACGCCCCAGCAGGCCGAGCGCAATCGCAAGCTGCGCCAGGCCATCAGCATTGCCTTTGACTGGGAGGAGTACATCAACATCTTTGAAAACGGCCAGGCCGCCGTGGCGTATGGCCCGGTGCCGCCGGGCGTGTTGGGATACCAGCCGCTGCCGCAGGGCTATAACCCCAAGGTTTACGATCTGGTCGATGGCAAGCCGGTGCGCAAATCACTGGACGTGGCGCGCCGGTTGTTGGCGGAGGCCGGCTATCCGGACGGACGCAACGCCGAGACGGGGGCGCCGCTGGTGCTTTACTACGATGCCATGAGTGGCGCCGGCTCAAACCCGCAATTCGACTGGATGCGGCGGCAATTGGGCAAGATCGGCATTCAGATGGATATCCGTTCTACCGACTACAACCGTTTCCAGGACAAGATGCGGCGTGGCAGCGCCCAGCTTTTTCTCTGGGGCTGGAACGCCGACTATCCCGATGCGGAGAACTTCCTGTTTCTGCTCTACGGGCCCAATGCCAAGGCCAAAAACGGCGGAGAAAACGCGGCCAACTACGAAAACCCGGAGTTCGACCGCCTGTTCGAGCAAATGAAATTCCTCGATGACGGGCCTGAAAAAGAAGCCATCATTGCCCGCATGGTCGAGGTGGTCCGGCGGGATGCCGTCTGGATGTTCGGGTTCTTCCCCATGTCGGGCGGCGCCTACCAGCAATGGGTGGGCAACGCCAAACCGACGCAGATGGTGCGCAATACCTTGCAGTACATGAAGGTCGATCCGGCCTTGCGAGTCCAGAAGACCGACCAGTGGAATTCTCCGCACTGGTGGCCGCTAGGTGTCCTGGTACTCCTTCTGGCCCTGGCCATTATCCCTTCCTACATCACCCTTAAGCGGCGCGAGCGCCAGACGGCCTTCGGCACCCGGGAGCGACAATCATGA
- a CDS encoding binding--dependent transport system inner membrane component family protein, with translation MAADAPAMCSAVVLSCFVVVGLLDSVHFQLRLPPAPAATAATSPTYAPVVTSLLDSLLAPSVLAKPEKTYSAPLASHQFSKESMVAEDGAVSRGFPRLRHGGAHLQDPATESWPDIRLRLARGLGAGLAVSLLLAGALAFWLGRRTGAARVGAADLLRGNSVVPWRAMLMTLACIVVLAGTIGALSTGYHVLGTDRTGNDVLWQALKSIRTALVIGTLTTLAMLPPAIVFGLAAGYFKGKVDDVIQYIYTTLTSIPGVLLVAACSLMMQVYIENHAEYFNTSAARADARLFLLCMILGLTGWSALCRLLRAETLKLREQEYIQAARAFGVSHWRIMARHLLPNVMHIVLITAVLEFSGLVLYEAVLSYLGIGVDPSMSSFGSMIDGARLEMSRDPMIWWNLLTAFVFLLALVLAANLFADGVRDAFDPRSRRFRFKLKPVSGGTP, from the coding sequence GTGGCGGCCGATGCGCCGGCCATGTGCTCGGCCGTGGTGTTGTCATGCTTTGTCGTCGTCGGCCTGCTGGATTCGGTGCACTTTCAGTTGCGCCTGCCGCCGGCGCCCGCCGCCACGGCGGCGACATCACCGACCTATGCGCCGGTGGTGACGTCGCTGCTCGATAGCCTGTTGGCGCCATCGGTGCTGGCCAAGCCGGAAAAAACCTATTCCGCGCCCCTGGCGTCGCATCAGTTTTCCAAAGAGAGCATGGTGGCCGAAGATGGGGCGGTCAGCCGCGGTTTCCCGCGGCTGCGGCATGGCGGTGCGCATTTGCAGGATCCGGCAACAGAGTCGTGGCCAGATATCCGCTTGCGGCTGGCGCGCGGCTTGGGTGCCGGGCTGGCGGTGTCCCTGCTGTTGGCCGGTGCGCTGGCCTTCTGGCTGGGCCGGCGCACCGGCGCCGCAAGGGTGGGGGCTGCGGATCTCTTGCGCGGCAATAGTGTCGTGCCCTGGCGTGCCATGCTGATGACGCTGGCCTGCATCGTTGTACTGGCCGGGACGATTGGCGCACTGTCTACCGGATATCATGTGCTGGGTACGGATCGCACGGGCAATGACGTGCTCTGGCAGGCTCTCAAGAGCATACGCACTGCGCTGGTGATAGGCACGCTCACCACGCTGGCGATGCTGCCTCCGGCTATCGTGTTTGGTCTTGCCGCGGGGTATTTCAAAGGCAAGGTCGATGACGTCATTCAGTACATCTATACGACGTTGACCTCGATTCCTGGCGTGCTGCTGGTGGCGGCCTGCTCGCTCATGATGCAGGTCTACATAGAAAACCACGCCGAGTACTTCAATACGTCGGCCGCGCGTGCCGATGCCCGGCTGTTTCTGCTTTGCATGATTCTCGGCCTGACCGGCTGGTCGGCACTGTGCCGCTTGCTGCGCGCCGAGACGCTCAAGCTGCGCGAGCAGGAGTACATCCAGGCGGCACGGGCATTCGGTGTATCGCACTGGCGGATCATGGCGCGGCATCTGCTGCCTAACGTGATGCACATTGTGTTGATCACCGCCGTGCTGGAGTTTTCGGGGCTTGTGCTTTATGAGGCCGTGCTCTCGTATCTCGGGATTGGCGTCGACCCGAGCATGAGCTCCTTTGGGTCGATGATCGATGGGGCCCGACTGGAGATGTCGCGAGACCCCATGATTTGGTGGAATCTTCTGACGGCCTTCGTCTTTCTGTTGGCGCTGGTGCTGGCGGCCAACTTGTTTGCCGATGGCGTGCGAGACGCGTTCGATCCTCGCAGCCGGCGTTTCCGTTTCAAACTCAAGCCGGTCAGCGGAGGCACCCCATGA
- a CDS encoding aminotransferase class I and II family protein: MPGVPDVKEFPHRKFGRIQSALWRNPAPELLTYSYGGGLPALREALAEHLGLTRSVDCDPEQIIITEGSHQAIDLATRMLGASGDIAWIENPGYWGARTVLSANGIRVEPQPVDEEGMLLPAAAEEVGTPPRFIFVTPSH, encoded by the coding sequence ATGCCCGGGGTGCCGGATGTCAAGGAGTTTCCCCATCGCAAGTTCGGCCGGATTCAGAGCGCACTCTGGCGCAATCCTGCGCCAGAGTTGCTGACTTACTCCTATGGCGGCGGCCTGCCGGCGTTGCGCGAGGCGCTGGCCGAGCATCTGGGGCTGACCCGCTCCGTCGATTGCGATCCCGAGCAGATCATCATCACGGAGGGGTCCCATCAGGCCATCGATCTGGCTACCCGCATGCTTGGCGCCAGTGGCGACATTGCCTGGATCGAGAACCCGGGTTATTGGGGCGCACGGACAGTGCTCAGCGCCAACGGCATCCGTGTCGAGCCGCAGCCCGTCGATGAAGAGGGCATGTTGCTGCCCGCCGCGGCCGAGGAGGTGGGCACACCCCCGCGATTCATTTTTGTAACACCTTCGCACTAG
- a CDS encoding corA-like Mg2+ transporter family protein, whose protein sequence is MAQESTAAEPPVNQVVASVAYINGRRSREVPIAEVGDYVGGDKGMLWIGLRNPTVECITQVVDALGASVKNREKMIETHRRPKIIDYGNMVLIVAITVEIDAGRPVFGETQYLVGEGFLVTVRRSALSTHSTLRERLESAPDLLKRGSDYITSELLDLLVDRYVAAAGQLESVVEHAEQKLLIRGAKDADIRKLYRQRRDLLRIHNAIAPMAEICRRLARVEMSAIDAQARPYFAEVADRVVRVDELINALREALAFAFEASLMIGQGQQNDTTRKLTSWAAILAVPTAVAGIYGMNFEYMPELKAHWGYPITLSVIVTICAVLYWRFRKSGWL, encoded by the coding sequence ATGGCTCAGGAGTCCACGGCCGCCGAGCCGCCCGTCAACCAGGTCGTCGCATCGGTCGCCTATATCAATGGCCGGCGCTCACGCGAAGTGCCCATTGCCGAGGTGGGCGACTACGTCGGTGGCGACAAGGGCATGCTCTGGATAGGGCTGCGCAACCCGACGGTGGAGTGCATCACTCAGGTGGTCGACGCACTTGGCGCCAGCGTCAAAAATCGCGAAAAAATGATCGAGACGCATCGGCGGCCCAAGATCATCGACTACGGAAATATGGTTCTCATCGTGGCCATTACCGTGGAGATCGATGCCGGCCGGCCTGTGTTCGGCGAAACCCAGTATCTGGTGGGTGAGGGGTTTCTGGTCACCGTGCGTCGCAGCGCGTTGTCCACGCACAGCACGCTGCGAGAGCGGCTGGAGTCCGCCCCGGACTTGCTCAAACGCGGCAGCGACTACATCACCTCCGAACTGCTCGACCTGCTGGTGGATCGCTATGTGGCGGCAGCCGGCCAGCTCGAGAGCGTGGTCGAGCATGCCGAACAGAAGCTGCTCATACGAGGCGCCAAGGACGCCGACATCCGCAAGCTGTATCGGCAGCGGCGAGATCTCTTGCGTATCCACAACGCCATCGCGCCCATGGCCGAGATCTGCCGGCGTCTGGCGCGGGTCGAAATGTCGGCCATCGATGCACAGGCCAGACCTTATTTCGCGGAGGTTGCCGACCGGGTCGTGCGTGTCGATGAGCTCATCAATGCCTTGCGCGAAGCATTGGCCTTCGCTTTCGAAGCCAGCCTCATGATCGGGCAAGGCCAACAGAACGACACGACCCGGAAATTGACGTCATGGGCGGCCATTCTGGCGGTGCCGACTGCCGTGGCCGGCATCTACGGCATGAATTTTGAATACATGCCGGAACTCAAAGCCCACTGGGGCTATCCAATCACTTTGAGCGTGATAGTTACAATTTGCGCCGTTCTGTATTGGCGGTTCCGAAAGTCAGGCTGGCTCTGA